In Belonocnema kinseyi isolate 2016_QV_RU_SX_M_011 chromosome 4, B_treatae_v1, whole genome shotgun sequence, a single window of DNA contains:
- the LOC117170570 gene encoding glucose dehydrogenase [FAD, quinone]-like — translation MILPLLLPSLLPYIPRSCAANYCTCMTTIFATLTWVFWPEDVEFSKHPKIRRNVFDIIVVGGGSAGCVLGNRLSEIEEWNVLLLEAGGEEPLTPDIPGFCFQLEHTAIDWNYTTQPEEESCLMNNGCSLPAGKVLGGSSTMNRMMYIRGNKYDYNRLKEMGIPGWSYEEVLPYFKKSEDNKDPKIVEQSPHYHATGGNLSVSTAPFLYPSGKIIEKAFNEIGYPTIDINGESQIGITLSQTTIDNGVRESANAAFIRPIRGTRPNLVVRNNIYVTRILINPVSKRAFGVECKSSPTGPSHYFYAKKEVIVSAGTIGSPRLLMNSGVGLAEELEKHGIQVIKNLSVGKNLQDHIHFNKIAGIRKNSTPDDNIDKCKENVENFIYYAETQQGFYSAPTPVLLTGFFRTEYEEHTDVPDIQFILSLSDKSASQFSLFLALITPMSRGFIQLNATNPVWGPPLIYTRYLTADLDLKRFIQGIRIALSIFDTKIMKENNFVVDDTPIPPCGNFTFNTDEYWTCVLRHFASSFYHPVGTCKMGPRKDSEAVVDPRLRVYGIRNLRVIDASVMTFVPKGNTNAPVIMYAEKASDMIKEDWLGKMNYKKK, via the exons ATGATTCTGCCCTTGCTTCTGCCCTCGCTTCTACCATACATACCGAGGTCGTGTGCTGCAAACTACTGCACATGTATGACAACAATCTTTGCGACTCTGACGTGGGTTTTCTGGCCTGAAGATGTAGAATTTAGCAAG CATCCAAAAATTAGACGAAACGTTTTCGATATCATCGTTGTAGGAGGTGGCTCTGCTGGATGTGTTTTAGGAAATAGACTTTCAGAAATCGAGGAGTggaat gtaTTGCTTCTGGAAGCGGGAGGGGAAGAACCACTCACTCCTGATATTCCTGGTTTTTGTTTTCAACTTGAACATACAGCCATCGACTGGAATTATACAACCCAGCCAGAAGAAGAATCGTGCTTGATGAACAACGGATGCAGCCTGCCTGCtggaaaa GTACTGGGTGGTTCAAGTACAATGAATCGCATGATGTACATCAGAGGTAATAAATATGATTACAATCGTTTGAAAGAAATGGGAATTCCTGGATGGAGTTATGAGGAAGTTTTACCTTATTTCAAAAAGTCAGAAGATAACAAAGACCCAAAG aTCGTTGAACAGAGCCCGCACTATCACGCAACTGGAGGAAATCTGTCAGTATCGACAGCTCCTTTTCTCTATCCATCaggaaaaataatagaaaaagctTTCAACGAAATCGGATATCCAACCATAGATATTAATGGCGAAAGTCAAATAGGAATAACTCTTTCGCAAACAACTATAGACAATGGAGTACGTGAAAGTGCCAATGCAGCATTTATTCGTCCAATCAGAGGAACAAGACCCAATTTGGTAGTTAGGAATAATATCTACGTaactagaattttaataaatccgGTGTCGAAAAGAGCCTTTGGTGTTGAATGTAAATCATCACCCACTGGACCTTCGCACTATTTTTATGCAAAGAAAGAAGTAATTGTATCTGCAGGTACTATAGGCTCACCAAGGCTACTGATGAATTCGGGCGTGGGACTAGCTGAAGAACTTGAAAAAcatggaattcaagtaattaagaATTTATCGGTAGGAAAAAATCTTCAGGATCATatccattttaataaaatagccgGAATAAGAAAAAATTCGACTCCAGATGATAATATTGACAAATGTAAAGAAaatgttgagaattttatttattatgcaGAAACGCAACAAGGGTTTTATTCTGCACCGACACCAGTGCTTCTTACTGGTTTTTTTCGCACAGAATATGAAGAACATACAGATGTACCggatatacaatttattttaagtctAAGTGATAAAAGTGCAAGTCAATTCTCTTTATTTCTAGCATTAATCACTCCCATGAGTAGAGGATTCATTCAACTTAATGCTACAAATCCAGTCTGGGGTCCACCTCTGATATATACTAGATATTTAACTGCCGATTTGGACCTCAAACGTTTCATTCAGGGTATCCGAATTGCACTTAGTATATTcgatacaaaaattatgaaagagAATAATTTCGTAGTTGATGATACCCCAATACCTCCTTGCGGTAATTTTACATTCAATACAGACGAATATTGGACCTGTGTGCTGAGACATTTCGCTAGTTCATTTTATCATCCTGTAGGAACATGTAAAATGGGTCCTAGAAAAGATTCGGAAGCTGTTGTCGATCCAAGGTTACGAGTTTATGGAATTAGAAATTTAAGAGTTATCGATGCGTCTGTCATGACATTCGTTCCGAAAGGAAATACTAATGCACCAGTTATTATGTATGCTGAAAAAGCTAGTGATATGATTAAAGAAGATTGGTTAGGAAAaatgaattataagaaaaaataa